In the Sarcophilus harrisii chromosome 3, mSarHar1.11, whole genome shotgun sequence genome, one interval contains:
- the FIGN gene encoding fidgetin gives MQWTPEHAQWPEQHFDITSTTRSPAHKVEAYRGHLQRTYQYAWANDDISALTASNLLKKYAEKYSGILEGPAERPVLSNYTDAPSGLVNGRKNESEPWQPSLNSESVYPMNCVPDVITASKAGVSTALPPADVSASIGSSPGVASNLTEPSYSSSTCGSHTVPSLHSGLPSQEYATGYNGSYLHSTYSSQPAPALPSPHPSPLHSSGLLQPPPPPPPPPALVPGYNGTSNLSSYSYPSASYPPQTSVGPGYSPGGAPPPSAYLPSGIPAPTPLPPTTVPGYTYQSHGLTPIAPSALTNSSASSLKRKAFYMAGQGEMDSSYGNYSYGQQRSTQSPMYRMPDNSISNTNRGNGFDRSAETSSLAFKPTKQLMSSEQQRKFSSQSSRALTPPSYSTTKNSLGSRTSESFGKYTSPVMNEHGDEHRQLLPHPMQGPGLRAATSSNHSVDEQLKNTDTHLIDLVTNEIINQGPPVDWNDIAGLDLVKAVIKEEVLWPVLRSDAFNGLTALPRSILLFGPRGTGKTLLGRCIASQLGATFFKIAGSSLVTKWLGEGEKIVHASFLVARCRQPSVIFVSDIDMLLSSQVSEEHSPVNRMRTEFLMQLDTVLTSAEDQIVVICATSKPEEIDESLRRYFIKRLLIPLPDSTGRHQIIGQLLSQHNYCLNDKEFALLVQRTEGFSGLDVAHLCQEAAVGPLHAMPATDLSAIMPSQLRPVTYQDFENAFCKIQPSISQKELDTYVEWNKMFGCSQ, from the coding sequence TGACATCACATCGACCACTCGGTCTCCTGCCCACAAAGTTGAAGCCTACCGTGGTCATCTGCAGCGCACCTATCAATACGCCTGGGCCAATGACGACATATCTGCTTTGACTGCCTCCAATTTGTTAAAAAAGTATGCAGAGAAGTATTCTGGAATTCTTGAAGGCCCAGCTGAGCGGCCTGTCCTCAGCAACTACACGGATGCACCTTCAGGGTTGGTGAATGGTCGGAAGAATGAAAGTGAACCTTGGCAGCCTTCATTGAATTCCGAAAGTGTGTATCCCATGAACTGTGTTCCAGATGTTATCACCGCCAGCAAAGCTGGTGTAAGTACAGCTCTCCCTCCTGCGGATGTCTCTGCCAGTATAGGGAGTTCTCCTGGGGTGGCCAGCAACCTGACAGAACCTAGTTACTCTAGTAGTACCTGTGGAAGTCACACAGTACCGAGTCTCCATTCAGGGCTACCATCTCAGGAATATGCCACAGGATACAACGGATCATATTTGCATTCTACATACAGCAGCCAGCCAGCACCTGcacttccttcccctcatccATCCCCTTTGCATAGCTCCGGCCTCTTACAGCCACCGccacctcctcctccaccaccagcCCTAGTCCCAGGCTACAATGGGACCTCTAACCTCTCCAGTTATAGCTACCCCTCTGCTAGCTATCCTCCTCAAACCTCGGTGGGACCTGGGTACAGCCCAGGTGGTGCACCTCCTCCTTCAGCATACCTGCCTTCAGGAATTCCTGCTCCTACTCCGCTGCCCCCTACTACTGTACCTGGCTATACCTACCAGAGTCACGGTTTGACACCTATTGCCCCCTCAGCTCTGACAAACAGTTCAGCAAGTTCTCTCAAACGGAAAGCCTTCTATATGGCAGGGCAAGGAGAAATGGACTCCAGTTATGGAAATTACAGCTATGGCCAACAGAGATCTACACAGAGTCCTATGTACAGAATGCCCGACAACAGCATTTCAAACACAAACAGGGGGAATGGCTTTGACAGAAGTGCTGAAACATCATCCTTAGCATTTAAGCCAACAAAGCAGCTAATGTCCTCTGAACAGCAAAGGAAATTCAGCAGCCAGTCCAGCAGGGCTTTGACACCCCCTTCGTACAGTACTACTAAAAATTCCTTGGGATCCAGAACCAGTGAATCCTTTGGAAAGTATACATCCCCCGTAATGAATGAGCATGGGGACGAGCACAGACAGCTCCTCCCTCATCCAATGCAAGGCCCGGGACTCCGTGCAGCTACCTCATCCAACCACTCTGTGGACGAGCAACTGAAGAATACTGACACACACCTCATTGACCTTGTAACCAATGAGATTATCAACCAAGGACCTCCAGTGGACTGGAATGACATCGCCGGCCTTGACCTGGTAAAGGCTGTCATTAAAGAGGAGGTTTTATGGCCCGTGTTGAGGTCAGATGCTTTCAATGGACTGACTGCCCTACCTCGGAGCATCCTTTTATTTGGACCTCGGGGAACAGGCAAAACATTATTAGGTAGATGCATAGCTAGTCAGCTGGGGGCTACGTTTTTCAAAATTGCTGGCTCCAGTCTAGTCACCAAGTGgttaggggaaggagagaaaatcgTCCACGCTTCCTTTCTTGTGGCCAGGTGTCGTCAGCCCTCCGTGATTTTTGTTAGTGACATTGACATGCTTCTCTCTTCTCAAGTGAGTGAAGAGCACAGTCCGGTCAATAGAATGAGAACCGAGTTCCTTATGCAGCTGGACACTGTACTAACTTCTGCTGAGGACCAAATAGTAGTAATTTGCGCCACCAGTAAACCAGAAGAAATAGATGAATCCCTTCGGAGGTACTTCATAAAACGACTTTTAATCCCGCTTCCTGACAGCACAGGGAGGCACCAGATAATAGGACAACTGCTCTCACAGCACAATTACTGTCTCAATGACAAGGAGTTTGCACTGCTTGTCCAGCGCACAGAAGGCTTCTCTGGACTAGATGTGGCTCATTTGTGTCAGGAAGCAGCAGTGGGCCCACTCCATGCCATGCCAGCGACAGACCTTTCAGCCATTATGCCCAGCCAATTGAGGCCAGTTACATATCAAGACTTTGAAAATGCTTTCTGCAAGATTCAGCCTAGCATATCTCAAAAAGAGCTTGATACTTATGTTGAATGGAACAAAATGTTCGGTTGCAGTCagtga